The following coding sequences lie in one Hoplias malabaricus isolate fHopMal1 chromosome 14, fHopMal1.hap1, whole genome shotgun sequence genomic window:
- the LOC136665983 gene encoding rhamnose-binding lectin-like, whose amino-acid sequence MFFLKIFLLSMLIAALGWVSATENVITCFGRVQRLSCDTGFISVQSAIYGRTDSTVCSAGRPHLETQNTQCSSSVPLISQRCNGQSACEFKTDDLGSSDPCVGTFKYYNTTYNCIQARLSMTCEGGYSTLDCGNNVIQITSANYGRTDRTICSEGLPSRLTEDTFCFAPDTLTSVVSRCNYKRSCVLEATNAIFTDPCVGTYKYLAVSYFCRPAVTSVTCEGKSATLTCESGILQILSANYGRTDSTTCSAGRPVGQIKKTDCYATNTQTEMTKRCEGKTSCVVPATNSVFSDPCVGTYKYLTAVYSCVLNEGFAFNRLASDSAVKNNREKYHF is encoded by the exons ATGTTCTTCCTGAAGATTTTTCTACTTAGCA TGCTGATAGCAGCTCTGGGCTGGGTCTCTGCTAcag AGAATGTTATCACTTGCTTCGGCAGAGTTCAGAGGCTCAGTTGTG ACACTGGATTTATAAGTGTGCAGTCTGCTATTTACGGTCGTACAGACAGCACTGTGTGCAGTGCTGGTCGCCCACATTTAGAGACCCAGAACACCCAGTGCAGCAGCAGTGTTCCCCTCATCTCTCAGAG GTGTAATGGCCAGAGTGCATGTGAGTTTAAGACTGATGATCTTGGGAGTTCTGACCCATGTGTGGGAACTTTCAAATACTACAACACCACATATAACTGCATTCAAGCTC GGCTCAGCATGACATGTGAGGGTGGTTACAGCACATTGGATTGCG GAAACAATGTGATTCAGATCACCAGTGCTAACTATGGCCGCACTGATAGGACAATTTGCTCAGAAGGACTGCCCAGCAGATTAACAGAGGACACCTTCTGTTTTGCTCCTGACACACTTACTAGTGTGGTTTCAAG GTGCAATTACAAGAGAAGTTGTGTTTTGGAGGCTACAAATGCCATCTTCACTGATCCTTGTGTTGGCACTTACAAATACCTTGCAGTTTCTTATTTCTGCCGTCCTGCAG TGACCAGTGTGACCTGTGAAGGAAAATCGGCGACACTCACATGTG aAAGTGGGATTCTACAAATCCTGAGTGCTAACTATGGCCGAACTGACTCCACAACGTGTTCTGCTGGACGTCCAGTCGGTCAGATCAAAAAAACAGATTGCTATGCAaccaacacacaaactgaaatgacTAAAAG atGTGAAGGCAAGACGAGCTGCGTGGTCCCAGCCACAAACAGTGTGTTCTCCGACCCCTGTGTGGGCACCTATAAATATCTGACTGCTGTTTACAGCTGTGTGCTTAATGAAGGGTTTGCCTTTAATCGCTTGGCCAGTGACAGTGCAGTAAAAAATAACAGGGAAAA GTACCACTTCTGA
- the LOC136666244 gene encoding rhamnose-binding lectin-like — MGIQPEKFSHWCNGRSVCEFRTDTLGLPDPCCGTYKYFNTTYDCVTGHSIVSCEGSYISLDCGGSVVNVLLANYGRRDSTTCSAGRPVSEITKTDCYVTNSLATVKTICEGKNSCTLSATNDVFTDPCVGTYKYLSMTYTCVAEQTSVTCEGNTAVLTCDSGVLNILSANYGQTDSITCSAGRPNNEVTNTHCFATNTLSVVKNSCGGKSKCAVSATNNVFTDPCFGTYKYLTVVYSCIY; from the exons ATGGGTATACAGCCAGAAAAGTTCTCTCATTG GTGCAATGGgcgaagtgtgtgtgagtttaggACTGATACTCTTGGCCTTCCTGACCCATGTTGTGGAACTTACAAGTACTTCAACACAACCTACGACTGCGTTACAGGCC ATTCCATTGTGTCATGTGAGGGTAGTTACATTTCACTGGACTGCG GAGGGAGTGTTGTAAATGTCCTGCTTGCTAACTATGGCCGAAGGGATTCCACCACATGTTCTGCTGGACGTCCAGTCAGTGAGATCACCAAAACTGACTGCTATGTCACAAACAGTCTAGCTACAGTTAAAACGAT ATGTGAAGGGAAGAACTCCTGCACTCTCTCTGCAACAAATGATGTGTTCACTGATCCCTGTGTTGGCACCTATAAATACCTGTCCATGACCTATACATGTGTGGCTGAAC AGACGAGTGTCACCTGTGAAGGAAACACAGCTGTCCTCACCTGTG ATTCTGGGGTTCTAAATATCCTGAGTGCTAACTACGGCCAAACCGATTCCATCACTTGTTCTGCTGGGCGTCCGAACAATGAGGTcaccaacactcattgctttgCAACCAACACACTATCTGTGGTTAAAAATAG ttgtgGAGGCAAAAGCAAATGTGCAGTCTCTGCCACCAATAACGTATTCACTGACCCCTGTTTTGGCACTTACAAATACCTAACTGTTGTCTATTCCTGTATTTACTGA
- the LOC136665991 gene encoding rhamnose-binding lectin-like produces the protein MFLKQFLLSLLMAALSGISSAVYIVICENHQGTLDCGNDVIQVVGANYGRADKVTCSAGQPRKLVQTTNCGSSGTSNIVAQRCNGKKRCDLEATNAVFGDPCVGTYKYLVVSYNCLHLVTSVTCEGKTARLSCGTGVLRILGAKYGRTDTTTCAAGKPSSQVSNTNCFASSSLSVVKNRCEGKKKCTVPATNDMFPDPCVGTYKYLTVLYVCKS, from the exons ATGTTCTTGAAGCAGTTTTTACTCAGCT TGCTGATGGCAGCTCTGAGTGGAATCTCTTCTGCAG TTTACATCGTGATATGTGAGAATCATCAAGGCACACTGGACTGTG GAAATGATGTGATTCAGGTCGTCGGTGCTAACTATGGACGTGCTGATAAGGTCACCTGCTCAGCGGGACAGCCCAGAAAGCTTGTCCAGACCACCAACTGTGGTTCCTCAGGCACTTCTAATATTGTGGCTCAAAG GTGCAATGGCAAGAAGCGTTGTGATTTGGAGGCGACAAATGCTGTGTTCGGTGATCCTTGTGTTGGCACTTACAAATACCTGGTAGTGTCCTACAACTGCCTACATCTTG TGACCAGTGTGACCTGTGAAGGAAAAACGGCTAGACTCTCCTGTG GTACTGGAGTCCTCAGGATCTTGGGTGCTAAATATGGCCGAACAGACACCACCACATGTGCTGCTGGGAAGCCGTCAAGTCAGGTCTCCAATACAAACTGCTTTGCATCCAGCTCCCTGTCTGTGGTTAAGAACAG GTGTGAAGGTAAAAAGAAATGCACGGTCCCAGCCACAAATGACATGTTCCCTGATCCCTGTGTGGGCACCTACAaatatctgactgttttgtatGTCTGTAAGTCCTGA
- the LOC136665988 gene encoding rhamnose-binding lectin-like, giving the protein MFFLKLSLLTLLMAVLGMLTYAENVITCYGSDQRLSCESGLIRVKSAIYGRTDSTVCSVGRPASETQNTQCSMNVSLISDMCNGQSVCEFRTDTLGLPDPCYGTYKYFNTTYDCVTGHSILLCEGSYISLDCGESVVNVLLANYGRRNSTTCSAGRPVSEITKTDCYVTNSLATVKTICEGKNSCTLSATNDVFYDPCVGTYKYLSMTYTCVAKQTSVTCEGNTAVLTCDSGVLNILSANYGRTDSTTCSAGRPNNEVTNTHCFATNTLSVVKNSCGGNSKCAVSATNNIFTDPCVGTYKYLTVVYSCIY; this is encoded by the exons ATGTTCTTCCTGAAGCTCTCTCTACTCACCC TTCTGATGGCAGTGTTGGGAATGCTCACCTATGCAG AGAATGTAATCACATGTTATGGCTCAGACCAGCGCCTCAGTTGTG AGAGCGGACTGATACGAGTGAAGTCTGCAATTTATGGCCGTACAGACAgcactgtgtgtagtgttggtCGCCCTGCTTCAGAAACTCAGAACACACAGTGTTCAATGAATGTTTCACTCATCTCTGACAT GTGCAATGGGCAAAGTGTATGTGAGTTTAGGACTGATACTCTTGGCCTTCCTGACCCGTGTTATGGAACTTACAAGTACTTCAACACAACCTACGACTGCGTTACAGGCC ATTCCATTTTGTTATGTGAGGGTAGTTACATTTCACTGGACTGCG GAGAGAGTGTTGTAAATGTCCTGCTTGCTAACTATGGCCGAAGGAACTCCACCACATGTTCTGCTGGACGTCCAGTCAGTGAGATCACCAAAACTGACTGCTATGTCACAAACAGTCTAGCTACAGTTAAAACAAT ATGTGAAGGGAAGAACTCCTGCACTCTCTCTGCAACAAATGATGTGTTCTATGATCCCTGTGTTGGCACCTATAAATACCTGTCCATGACCTATACATGTGTGGCTAAAC AGACGAGTGTCACCTGTGAAGGAAACACAGCTGTCCTCACCTGTG ATTCTGGGGTTCTAAATATCCTGAGTGCTAACTATGGCCGAACCGACTCCACCACTTGTTCTGCTGGGCGTCCGAACAATGAGGTcaccaacactcattgctttgCAACCAACACACTATCTGTGGTTAAAAATAG ttgtgGAGGCAATAGCAAATGTGCAGTCTCTGCCACCAATAACATATTCACTGACCCCTGTGTTGGCACTTACAAATACCTAACTGTTGTCTATTCCTGTATTTACTGA